The Solanum lycopersicum chromosome 2, SLM_r2.1 DNA window AGGGAAATGGAGAGGCAACAGGTTGCAATTGGGGATAGAAAAATGGTGGAATTAGCAAGGATTAGAAATGATAATGATGAGTTGGTAGAATTGGCTTTGGAAGGGTAAAGGATGAGTTTAGAAAGGGTTATGAAAATGGCAGATTGTGTTAGGCTTAAAACATTGAAAGGTTTGTTGGAGATATTGAATCCTTTACAGAGTGTTGATTTCTTGGCTGCTATTTCTACTATTCAAATTCAGATGAGGAAAAAGAATGAATTGTTGCCAAATTTAATTAGCTAGTCTCCAGGTTTTATATTGAGAATAGTATCGAAATCCTTTTATTGGGTAGACTAAATTTTTACTCTCTATGTTCTATATTGAGTTGAACCACTAAAAGAAtgaactaatatatatatttagaacaGAAAAATGTGTACACAGGACTGGCTGTTTGACATAAAGTGAAGTATATTTCAGGTCATTTATACATAGCAAAGCAACTCTCAACTTACAAAAGTAGACACACTAGTCAATTTATTAAGCTGCCTCGGACGATAGAATCTCAAGTTCAGCCCACCAGAGAGGAGACAGCCTTGGAACTGCAGCATCAGGGGAGATATCAATCGCTTCCCTTAGCTTTTTAATCACTTCTTTTATTGTTGGTCTCTTCCTTGAATCTTCTCCAACACATTCTCTCATTACCTCACACATAACCGTAAGCTCATTATTCTTGAACGATTTCAATTTTGGATCAACTAAGCTCTTCAAATTCTGTCTGTCGTTGATGCATTGCTCCGCCTAAACAAAAGCAGAGAAGAACCGTTTCACTAGTCTCTATATAAGGGTTTTTGAATATAATAGAGTTAGATTGAGATTTTACCCAGCTCAGAAGAGAATCTCGTTCCGTGTAAGGTGATTTTCCAGAAATTACTTCCAGCAACAAAATCCCAAAATTATAGACGTTTGTTTCAGGATCAGAAAGTGGTGGTAGCTCAGAGTTCTCTAGATCACTACTTGAGGACTTCGACTTCACCATTATATCTGACCAGAAAGCAAGCTCTGTAATCTGTGTAAATACAAAAGGATTCTTTTAGTACAAAACGTTTCTGAATTCAATGTGGTTCATATGAAATGAAGCACATACCTTAGCAGCATAATCGTCTGTAAAAAATATGGACTGTGAATTCACATCCGAATGGGATAGAGGAGGATTCAAATTGTGCATGTACTCGAGACAGTATGCTGTTCCCATTATAGCTCGTACCCTTGCAGCCCAGTCAAGAGGTTCAAGTTCATCATCTGAAACAACAAAACATGTAGACTGCATTAATCAAAACGAAATCACACAAATAAATCAGAAACTTGAACTATGAACTAGTTTACCATGCAGATGCTCGTAAAGTGTTCCGTTTGTTGCATACTCAAAGACCATCATCCTTGTGAAAGGTTCATCTTCCTCACAATATCCAATTAGATTAACAAAATTCTTGTGGTTTATCCTTGAGAGTGAATCGATCTAAAAGTAGAAATCTTATAAGTAAAAAAGCTGAGACAACTAGGTTATCTCAACAGAAAGAGTGAGATGGTAATAAGCCACTAACCTTCTTCCTGAAAGCCAATTCAGAACGCTTGGACCAATCTTTCAAAGAATTTATAGCAGTTGACACAACAGCAATCTCTACTCCACTGGATAGAGTTCCTTTGTAGACTGTAAATGTATCTTGATGACAAACTATGTTGCTAAAATCCTCACATGCATTTTCAAGCTCCGTCCTGTTTAGTTTTGGGACCCCTGCAAAATTGATATCACACATAAGACATGAAACAAAAACTATTGTAGGCGTTGAAGATTCGGATTATATCCACCGGAGAAAAATGAATCCAACTGTTGAAcaatattaaatcaaaactaCCTGTAATAAATGCTTTTTGTAACTGGCCACTCAATCCAGTCTTCCAAGGGCGTATTGTTTGTGCAGCTTTGCTCTTGCAGATGAGAATCAGGAACACAAAAATAGCAACCAGAAAAGCCCCAATGCCAATTCCTATATACTTCCATGTACTTCCAGACTTTCCACCAGGTGGGGATTGACTAGCAATTGGCTGTTTAAAAGCACCATTAGAGTGTCCCCCGGGATTTGGAGGCGGGTGATGTTCAGGTGGGGTGCGTGATGGTGTAGTgaaaggaggaggaggagctCCTTCAGTACTTGGCACAGCACGAAATGAACCACTACTTCTGCTGCTTGCAACAGGATGAACAGGTCCCAACGGTTTTCCTCCATTAGCAGGAGCAGCAGCTAAGTTACTGGATTGTTCAGCTAACTTACGGCGTTCAACATTTGCTTGATACTCTACAGCGTGGATATCGTGAGGCCTAGCTGTACCTGCAAAACAAAAGAGAATAAAATACCTCTTTTTGTGTGTGTACAATTCTTTGTAAatccaataaaatattttcactcaCTTGGTAGGTTGTCAGAGCAGAAGTCTTCCTGAGCATCCAAAAAACGCGGGAACCTTttaggaaacaaaaaaatagcTTCTGAACCGTTAAACTTGTTTAGAAAGCATAAGGTGACAAAAAACTAAAGTATTTAGTTACTTACAGTgtgaaaaaactaaaataccATGCTAGCATCCCTTTAATTGGCTTGACAAAGGAGCCTATAGTCTTACATGGCCTCAAACTGCCATGCCAGATGCTGCAAGAAAAAGGCACCAAATTTTCAGAGCGGAGGATGAAACTTAAAAGTGTGTGATTGATAAATAAAACGCAAGTATATTAAAAAGGTAGTCAGTAAGTAGTACTCTGACATAAGTTATAAAGCTAAAGCTGAAGTTACTTAGCCAAGATGATTGTCACCGGGACGAACAGGATAAATTCATGCATATAATTGGTTGAAGTTTTCATGTAGCTAAGGAGGCGTAGGACAATATCCAACTGTTCTTCTATTCATGGGAAAGAGTAACCACATTTCTAGAAATGTCGTCAATGTACagaataaacaaatattatgcAATGGGTCAGTTAGATTTCAACATAAACTGATCTTGATGAATAAGAAGATGTCACAAGACGATGAATCGCAACTTTAGAAACTCTAAAGCCTAACCCCCTCTGAGTATTGTAGCTGCATTGGAGACAGGCCAGAGAAGGGAAGTGAAGAAACTGGCATCCAAGAAACGAGAGGAAGAAATTCTAGATACTAAAGAATATGCAACTACAGCCATCATCCTTGCACCCGTAGCCACAGAATGGTGGAAGATAACTATTACTATAAAATCTCAAGAATACAGCAAAGCGGCAAAGATACTGGAAACATCAAAAAGCAGAAACCCAGATTTCACATGGAAGTCATGAAAGTATCAAGTTATCTACAGCATTGCTTTCGACAATCACCATCATAGTTGCTTCACTGTTTAAGCACAAACTTTTCCGCATTTAATGGCAACCAGCTTCACCATTTAACAGGTAGAGACTTTTAAGGAACAATTGATCTTATACCATCTTCACTTTTAATGGCTAAAGACTTTTCCTTAACTATGGAAAGTTGGAAACCGCTGCTCACAGAAGCAAACAGCCCTAGGCCTAATGTTCCAGATGTCATTCATCATCAAGAGtatgaaagtaatatattgGTATATATTCCTCAAATTGCTTGAGTAtggattttatgtattttcaatAGCGTTTAAAATCGAAACAAGTATGCGACTTTAAAATGTAACAGAGCTGTAAGATGAAGATAAAAGGATCAAAAGTTAAAGGAGTCTTACCAATACCCAAATTTCCTATTTATGCAGCCAGTTCCGGCAACAACACCAGAGTTGAGGTAATCATCAAATTGCAAGTCTGAGAGAAGGTGAAGCCTCCCGATCTCCAAAGGGATCTTCCCTTCGAAGTTATTGTCACAAATCAACCTGGGAAAAAAGTATCAAACACAATTCAAGAGCATTTTGTTAGCAATGTTGTAGCATAAATACATATAACACCATGGAGACACAACAAATTATCAACTTACAAGGTTCTAAGTGATTGCAAATCTCCTATTACTGCTGGAATTCTTCCACTCAAATTGTTATCTCTCATGTCAAGCACTTCCAGCATTCTGAGTCGTCCAAATTCTTTAGGAATAGCACCAAAAAGACGGTTTTCAGAAAGCACACTGTGGAAGAAAAGGATTCAGATGGTGAAACTATGATTACCAGAAATCTACCCAATGCACTTTATGCAATTTTCAacggaaaaaaaaaaggcaaagtTATTCTTTGCCACAATTTCCTGACTAAAAAATATGCTAAACATCCCCTTCATTCCAATGTATATGACACTTTTTATAGAGATATCTCCTAAGCAACAAATGGAAAACTTCGCTGACCAAACATGTAAATTTAGTGCAAGTTCGaattatatatgcatatgaTAGTGTCTACCAAGATCAGGATTATTAGTTCCATGACATAGCCCACTAGATATTGTTTTTAGACTGAAACCAGACTCATGAGAGAATTTTGTGAATAGAAAAAATTCCATCAATGACTCTAacaatctcaaatgagaagCATACAAGTATAGGTGAAGCTTACAGTGATTTTAAGTGAGTGAGATTTCCAAGTTCTGGTGCGAGTTTTCCTTTCAACGAATATCCATGAAGGTCCCTAAATAGAGAACAGacgaataatttaataatattcgAAGAACACATACagaaaaaaatcacaactcaGCGTTAGTACTTTGTTTGTCATTGTCATTTCAACAGGCTAGTCCAAAGCAAAGCAACAGGGGAATTTGGGCATACTTAACAAGGGACTTACAGTATTTGCACTCTACCGTCCATACACTGGACACCAGACCACAAGCACGGGTCACAATGATCTGAATTCCAGTTTTCAAGAATGCCATATGGATCAGAATCCACTTTCACGCGGAATCTCAATAATGCCAATCCTGTTTCTCACACCAACAATAattagcaaacaaaaaaatataccaaACACTATAAACTAGCCAAGATAGAAATACAAAAGCAAAAGAACTGCACTCAAGTATAAGAATTACCTTCCGAATTAAGAGAACAACAACCGCGAATATTcaaaatgataatcaaaagaGTGAGATACGACAATTTGATTCCATAAGTGTTCCATCTGCCCCCCATGGCTTGCAGAACCATATGAATCAGTTGTTGAAGCAGTAACCATATCTATCAACAGCCAGGACTCTATACAAAATCGCCAGCTTTCTTGTACAAAATTACTCTCCAAACAATTGAATTCACTCGTaaacataaacaagttgaaCAAAAAGGAGAGCAAATACACCACTCTTTTCTTATCACTCAATTTTTACAATGTACTTAAACTATATTGcaagttaaaagaaaaactattaACCCTATTGACTCAATCGACAAAATTggggtctctcatttttctaACTTTCTAAAATTTAGACTATAACAACATCTCCCTCACCAAACACTTCCACAAACTCGATTGATTAATCTccaagattcaatttttatctGGAAAATGAATACACAGAACAgaattaaattagtaaaaatatttttcttgaaaaggGGTTGATGAAAAACATAAGAACACTTCACAAGCCAAACCATGAAAaacagagagagaaaaagaaaaagacatgaTGAGGGAATAACTGAATTTGCAAgcaatcaaaagaaaaataaatattcaaaaacccCAAAAAATGGTAAAATGTAAAGAGTAAAACTTACCAGataagaatgaaatttttt harbors:
- the LOC101244735 gene encoding protein MALE DISCOVERER 2; translated protein: MVLQAMGGRWNTYGIKLSYLTLLIIILNIRGCCSLNSEGLALLRFRVKVDSDPYGILENWNSDHCDPCLWSGVQCMDGRVQILDLHGYSLKGKLAPELGNLTHLKSLVLSENRLFGAIPKEFGRLRMLEVLDMRDNNLSGRIPAVIGDLQSLRTLLICDNNFEGKIPLEIGRLHLLSDLQFDDYLNSGVVAGTGCINRKFGYCIWHGSLRPCKTIGSFVKPIKGMLAWYFSFFTLFPRFLDAQEDFCSDNLPSTARPHDIHAVEYQANVERRKLAEQSSNLAAAPANGGKPLGPVHPVASSRSSGSFRAVPSTEGAPPPPFTTPSRTPPEHHPPPNPGGHSNGAFKQPIASQSPPGGKSGSTWKYIGIGIGAFLVAIFVFLILICKSKAAQTIRPWKTGLSGQLQKAFITGVPKLNRTELENACEDFSNIVCHQDTFTVYKGTLSSGVEIAVVSTAINSLKDWSKRSELAFRKKIDSLSRINHKNFVNLIGYCEEDEPFTRMMVFEYATNGTLYEHLHDDELEPLDWAARVRAIMGTAYCLEYMHNLNPPLSHSDVNSQSIFFTDDYAAKITELAFWSDIMVKSKSSSSDLENSELPPLSDPETNVYNFGILLLEVISGKSPYTERDSLLSWAEQCINDRQNLKSLVDPKLKSFKNNELTVMCEVMRECVGEDSRKRPTIKEVIKKLREAIDISPDAAVPRLSPLWWAELEILSSEAA